TATTATGTTATACAACTTTTCAACAAGTTAAACTTTTACTATAAGGTATTGTATGCAGTGGTAAGTAAATAATTCTCATTGTAGAATAATGTAATTCAAATTGGCTTGCAATGAATTACCTTCTAACTCTTCCTAGACCAATGGGCTTCAGTTGTTACCACAATAAGGTAATTGGTCACATCTTTCTGGTTTGACTCTTCCCGGCTGCAAACTATCTCAATTCTActacagtgttttattttacactgaaaataaacaagtgtATTTAAATAGCACCATGTAGTTCATAATTTCCATCTTGAATACCATAGATGAAGCAAGAGCACACTTAATTATTTACATGATTATAAAAGCATGTCAACAAACATCACATATAGTATGtttgcaatttaaaaactgaaacaaaattattttatggtaCTACTAGCCACCAGGTGAATGTAAACATGGGCTTCAAcatcaaacatatttaatgaaCTGTTTGACCCTTTTGAGCTATTGTAGCTGCACATTGCTGCATTCATTTTGATCCAATGAAAACAGTCCTTTTTGGGAATGCTATAACCCTAAAAACATAATgaatataatacattttttggTCAACAAATTAATTGTGgagcttttaaatattaagttattgcTAGTAATCGATTAAAAGAAACAGGGATgcaatttaatgtaatttaaaagaaaaagaaaatgcagggAGCTGCTTTAGCTTTGTTGAGTTCCTCATGAATGCAAATGTAGATGACTCATCCACTATTGTCaccaggcagaaaaaaaaggaaagctgGCACAGAATGTTCATGAAAGGGAAGGAAATCAGATAAAAAGCTTATTATTGAATTTGCACAGATGTGAGATGCATCAACTCCGCTTGTGCAAAGTAACATCCTTCATTGCTGCATTTGGTTATAATCTCAGATTCCCAGCTAAACACCAGTCCTATGgaggtaataaaaaataaatgatctgaTAAGGTTTTGCAGAAATTTGCTGTCAATTATTGGAGCTTGGAAGGTGTCACATAAAACTGCTGAAGCTTAGAAAGGTATCTAATTTTCACAATGGCTTGTGCTTTACTATGTGGGCATTCTCTGGAAAGATCTATAAATGTTACTTTAGGGGATACTGAATCtgaaaaaagctatttttcttctctgtacGTACCACACCATTTTTTAGCTGGACACTGAGgctattttctaaatttcttgACAATTATccatcagatttctttttccattcagCATCTcctctaaaacagaaaattgattTCACAGAGCCCCCAAAGATCTTCTGCTACTGTCGCCAAGACCCACACTTGTATGGAGTTCAGCAGCTTAAGAGGGATACATTAGAATGAGCTCTATAATCCTTTTTCTTCTTGGGTTTCTAATTAATGGTTCAGGGCAAGGATTTCTCTTTGGATTTCTCAGAATACGAAAGCTGAATCCCCACAAAATTGACTGCtttatggtggaaaaaaaaaagaaaaacctaaagaaGGATTAAGAAAGATGAATGTTGATCTCAGAGTAATGCTTCAGAAGAAATAGTTGTCTTAAGAGCTTGGACAATTAGCAGTTAACTCTAAAACCTGAACTTATTATGGCAGTTTGAGGTAAAGAGGTTATATCTCAGTCCTAATTGGTCAGTgagatttcacttttaatttggaaataacTGACTGCACCTTCTCTTACCTGTAAATGAGAACTTCATCATCAGAACAGTTGTACTGAAGCTGGAACATTTTGACCTTTGGAGTTGATTTGCTTACGGTCCACTTGATCAAAGCAGAGATGGCAGTCacttcagaaacagaaaccacCTTTTCTGGAGGAGGCTTGGGCTCCCCTTTGCCTATCTTAGTAGAGCTTGTGATGTCTGAAAGTCCTGATTTTGGCAGTGTAGTACGATTAGTACTGTTAGTGATGTGGGGCAGTTGAATGATTGATAGCTCGATGGAGGCAGTAGACTCCCCTGCGGCGTTGGCAGCAATACAAGTGAAAATGCCATAGTCCTTGGATGTGGTGACTGCTATGTCAAGGGTGCCATTTTCATATACAGTGGCTCTTGAGGAGTTGCCAATCAAACGATCATCTGGAGCAACCCAATGCACAGTTGGCATGGGATCTCCAACTGCTTTGCAACGTAAACTAGCTGTTTGGCCCTCCAGCACCAGCAATTTGTGCGTATGTTGAGTGATCAATGGGGGCTCGCAGACAAATTCCTCCTCACGAACAGACCAAAAGTAGCGCCCCTTTAGACTGGCTGGAGAGGCACATGTTTCCATATCATCCTCACGGTCCAGCCTTCGCAGCCATAGTACCTCACAATTACAGTGTAGTGGGTTTCCACCAAAGCTCAGAGAGAGTGGAGGTGCATAAGGTGTACTCATCACCATGCTGCTCTGGGACCGTGCAAAGATTGGGTCCGGAGGAAGCTTCTGGAGGCGATTGGATGTCAGATCCAGGCGAGCTAGTTTTTCAAGGTCTGTAAAAGTCCCCTCAGCAATGAAGGCGATGAGGTTATGGTCCAGACTTATCTGATGCAGGTTGACCATCTTACGGATGGCCTCCCAAGGCACACTGCGCAGGTTGTTGTAAGACAAATCCAAATCCTCCAAAGTCAGCAGTAAATCATCAAAAGCTGAATCTGAGATTTGATTTAGTTGATTGTTGTTGAGGATCAGGTGCTGCAGATTGATCAACCCTCGTAGGTCATCCGCTCCCAGTTCAGTCAACCGGTTGCTGTCAAGGTGCAGTGACCTCAATGTCTCTAGATCAATAAAGGAAAAAGGCTGGATGCTGCTGATGGTGTTGCGAGACAAAGTGAGATCCACCAGACCTGTCATGTTGGCAAAGTCCTGAGTGGTGACCTTGAGAATGAAATTGCCTCCCAACCGGAGCTCTACAGTTCTCCGGTCTATGTCTACTGGAACAAAAAGCAGACCTTTTGAGGGGCACAAGGTCCCCAGAGACTCCGAGAGGTTCTGACAGACGCAGTATTTGGGACATGCATGGACCATTGTCATAGCGGTTCCCAGAATCAGGAGGCAGCTGACCACTTTGTCCATGTTACCTCATTTAAAGGAAcctggaaaagaagaaaacaggaaactgttAAAGTTCTGCCATTTTTCACTTGCACAAAATCACTTGTAGTAGTTGGAtcattcagattattattttgcaACATAACAAAGGGTCGAGTTTCTTAAGGAATTTTGCACACTAATGTCACCAAGAGTTTATTTGCTAATTACATAATCACTTTACCTatctttgtttcttcctttATCCTTTTGTTCGACTCTCTTTCAGTCCTCACCGTTTCTCCATAGcatttgcaataataaaaataattctgggTAGAAAAAGATTGGAGAAGCCGTAGGTGTTCAATGGAATCAGCATGCGTCCATGAACATATCATCAGCCCTCACACCTGGCTGAGTCCTCCAAATGAATGCTCACCCTTGGCTTCATCTGGTGAACTTTTAATTCCCCAAGATTTATTTCATCAATTTCTAATAtgctcaaaatttaaaaatctatctTTGTTTTCACCCAAGTAATTTATACAAATGATATACTCCTCTTTGGGTGCTTTTTCTCTGGAATCATGGGCACAatcagctattttttttcttctttgtgctAATATGTATCAGTGAAGCCGATACTTGTTGCTTCAcatggaggtttttttttcttggtttaatTTAAGACACACTCATGTGTGAACTGATTTTGAAATTACCATCAGGGAAGTGTTCCAGAAGCTCAGGCCATAGGACTAAGCTGCAAAGATGAGTACCGTACTAAAAAATCTAGACATTGCCTGTGTAATTCGGCTTAATGCTTAAAACTAAGGTTCTGATGTTGCTGTTAGTCAGGTGGGTAATAATAAACTACATGTGCCTCTTAAAAGTGCAAAAGTCAAAATATATCCAGCTGTTGGTGAGAGCTGAAGAAATCCAGTTGAAATCCAACCtaagtgtttaaaaacacttaGGTTGTTTACTGTGAGGCTACACTTGATCATAACCTGACCTTTTCTCTCTAAGCTGCCACACGTTACTGAATCATCATATAAAAATTCAAAGAGCTTTGCTGAAACTGTATGAAATTCTCTGTAGAACGGTTTCATTTCATCCTTATTTTTGCAGAGTTGATGCATATGGTTCTGATCTTCTCAGCACTCTGAAGCTAATCCCCACAAGGCTTCACAGCGAGAACTGTCAGCAATGACGGACAGTTTCTCTCACGGACCTGTTTTAATGAATGGCATCTAGAAGCACAGACTAAAAAGCCCTTGAAATAGCTTCTTTATTGCAGTTCACATCTCCCCTTTTCCTCTGAACGGGGACAAGTGAAGCAAGAAACCATTTTGAGAAATAGTAGAAACTGCAGATCTAAAAGTAGAGCCAGCTGAATCTCagtaatgataataaaatcaGAACATAAATATACCCTGTAGAACGTGCTCTGTTTGTGGTTGCCGAGCaatgaaaagttttttgcaTCTCTGACCTTTCAGAGATGCAAAAGGCTCAGCTGTAAGGAGATGAGAGCCATGGACAGTATTTAAGGCCTTTAACTATTTACCTGCTGCCTGCTCTGAATTATAATGAAACACAACTACTGCTGAAATACCAAGAGGCTATACAGTTCCATGCTATATTAATTAAATGGTTGGATTCATTTAAAcggtttttaaatatttgtaaaaacgtTACATATCATCTTTGTTAATGCTG
This is a stretch of genomic DNA from Gambusia affinis linkage group LG16, SWU_Gaff_1.0, whole genome shotgun sequence. It encodes these proteins:
- the LOC122846427 gene encoding leucine-rich repeat and fibronectin type-III domain-containing protein 2, with translation MDKVVSCLLILGTAMTMVHACPKYCVCQNLSESLGTLCPSKGLLFVPVDIDRRTVELRLGGNFILKVTTQDFANMTGLVDLTLSRNTISSIQPFSFIDLETLRSLHLDSNRLTELGADDLRGLINLQHLILNNNQLNQISDSAFDDLLLTLEDLDLSYNNLRSVPWEAIRKMVNLHQISLDHNLIAFIAEGTFTDLEKLARLDLTSNRLQKLPPDPIFARSQSSMVMSTPYAPPLSLSFGGNPLHCNCEVLWLRRLDREDDMETCASPASLKGRYFWSVREEEFVCEPPLITQHTHKLLVLEGQTASLRCKAVGDPMPTVHWVAPDDRLIGNSSRATVYENGTLDIAVTTSKDYGIFTCIAANAAGESTASIELSIIQLPHITNSTNRTTLPKSGLSDITSSTKIGKGEPKPPPEKVVSVSEVTAISALIKWTVSKSTPKVKMFQLQYNCSDDEVLIYRMIPRTHRAFVVTNLVPGMQYDLCVLAIWDDTATTLTATNIVGCIQFVTTEDYPQCQSLHSGFMGGTMILVIGGIIVATLLVFIIILMVRYKVTSGIQTSKLPTVSNTYSQTNGGVNRFNGAPPQVKSTVVVMREEMVEFKCGSLQSSLSSSSSSSNSLDSQTGRGASYNVQSSECSNLPSTKFRRHMHGTKARQNLDQLLGAFTSLELRGAAKDHQGASVSSSSAVANPMATVAVAPPSDKEPLLGRAESTTMLGRLLGFQHEDKPKRSHSFDMGHVGAVQCRSSQPRRISNIWTKRSLSVNGMLLQYDDSEDEKPTFESSEWVMESTV